The Burkholderia cepacia genome includes a region encoding these proteins:
- a CDS encoding AAA family ATPase has translation MIVLKTLAIANYRSLRELIVPLAALNVVTGPNGSGKSSVYRALRLLADTAQGRVIPSLAREGGLPSTLWAGPERFSRAMLDGDAPVTGTVRKGPVSLKLGFACDDFGYSIDLGMPIPSRSQFSLDPVVKRECIWGGAVLRPSTLLVDRQGAQIRARTATGDWQTIPQPVASFDSMMTEFADPTGAPEMIAVRERIRSWRFYDHFRTDAQAPARQSHVGTHTPVLADDGADLAAALQTIREIGDDAALDAAIDDAFPGASVEIDNPGGRGRFDVLMRQPGLLRPLAAAELSDGTLRYLLLAAALLTPRPPALMVLNEPETSLHPDLLPALGRLIAQAAQRSQVLVVSHAARLIATLEREAGCESLVLDKQLGATGLVDADTRDLPAWKWPSR, from the coding sequence ATGATCGTGCTGAAAACGCTTGCCATCGCCAATTACCGCTCGCTGCGCGAGCTGATCGTGCCGCTCGCGGCGCTCAACGTCGTCACGGGGCCGAACGGCAGCGGCAAGTCGAGCGTGTACCGCGCGCTGCGGCTGCTCGCCGATACCGCACAGGGGCGCGTGATCCCGTCCCTCGCGCGCGAAGGCGGGTTGCCGTCGACGCTGTGGGCCGGCCCCGAGCGTTTCTCGCGGGCGATGCTGGACGGCGACGCGCCGGTCACCGGCACGGTGCGCAAGGGGCCCGTGAGCCTGAAGCTCGGTTTCGCCTGCGACGATTTCGGTTATTCGATCGATCTCGGCATGCCGATCCCGAGCCGCTCGCAGTTCTCGCTCGACCCGGTCGTCAAGCGCGAGTGCATCTGGGGCGGCGCGGTGCTGCGCCCGTCGACGCTGCTGGTCGACCGGCAGGGTGCGCAGATCCGCGCGCGCACCGCTACCGGCGACTGGCAGACGATTCCGCAGCCGGTGGCGAGCTTCGACAGCATGATGACCGAGTTCGCCGATCCGACCGGTGCGCCGGAAATGATCGCGGTGCGCGAACGGATCCGCTCGTGGCGCTTCTACGACCATTTCCGCACCGATGCGCAGGCACCCGCGCGGCAGTCGCACGTCGGCACCCATACGCCGGTGCTCGCGGACGACGGCGCGGATCTGGCCGCCGCGCTGCAGACGATTCGCGAAATCGGCGACGACGCGGCGCTCGACGCGGCGATCGACGACGCATTTCCGGGCGCGTCGGTCGAGATCGACAATCCGGGCGGCCGTGGCCGCTTCGACGTGCTGATGCGCCAGCCGGGGCTGCTGCGGCCGCTGGCGGCGGCCGAGCTGTCGGACGGCACGCTGCGCTACCTGCTGCTCGCGGCGGCGCTGCTGACACCGCGGCCGCCGGCGCTGATGGTGCTGAACGAACCGGAAACGAGCCTGCACCCCGATCTGCTGCCGGCGCTCGGCCGCCTGATCGCGCAGGCGGCGCAGCGTTCGCAGGTGCTGGTCGTGTCGCACGCGGCGCGGCTCATCGCGACGCTCGAGCGCGAGGCCGGCTGCGAATCGCTGGTGCTCGACAAGCAGCTCGGCGCGACGGGGCTCGTCGACGCGGACACGCGCGACCTGCCGGCATGGAAGTGGCCGTCGCGCTGA
- a CDS encoding mechanosensitive ion channel family protein, producing MISIEELQRIADAPLHSWLGTLIVSAVILLVGAAAHRIGARVVKRIARPYPMLSVELRYIDRPSLVVLALLALEFLWIQADDGMSFVRGMRTAAAVGSIVSLTWLLVRLAAGVGDAIIQAHPIDTADNLQARRIHTQAKVLVRTVMVLIVIIGTGAALMTFPNVRQVGASLLASAGVAGLVAGIAARPVLGNLIAGLQIALTQPIRLDDVVVIQGEWGRIEEITGSFVSVRLWDQRRLVVPLQWIIENPFTNWTRSSSEIIGTVYLSVDYRTPLAPLREELARLVHAAPEWDGRVQVLQVTDATERTMQLRALVSAADASSCWDLRCRVREGLIAYIQSHYPQCLPRSRMELYPHDSAPDAPNPERPHARAPAASTAANTAADPQAVDGR from the coding sequence ATGATTTCAATCGAGGAACTGCAGCGCATCGCCGATGCGCCGCTGCATTCATGGCTCGGCACGCTGATCGTGTCGGCCGTCATCCTGCTGGTCGGCGCGGCCGCGCACCGGATCGGCGCGCGCGTCGTCAAGCGCATCGCGCGCCCCTATCCGATGCTGAGCGTGGAATTGCGCTACATCGACAGGCCGTCGCTCGTCGTGCTCGCGCTGCTGGCGCTCGAATTCCTGTGGATCCAGGCGGACGACGGCATGTCGTTCGTGCGCGGCATGCGCACCGCGGCGGCGGTCGGCTCGATCGTGTCGCTCACGTGGCTGCTGGTGCGGCTCGCGGCGGGCGTCGGCGACGCGATCATCCAGGCGCATCCGATCGATACGGCCGACAACCTCCAGGCGCGACGCATCCATACGCAGGCCAAGGTGCTCGTGCGGACCGTGATGGTGCTGATCGTGATCATCGGCACCGGCGCCGCGCTGATGACGTTCCCGAACGTGCGCCAGGTCGGCGCGAGCCTGCTGGCGTCAGCCGGCGTCGCGGGCCTGGTCGCCGGTATCGCCGCGCGGCCGGTGCTCGGCAACCTGATCGCCGGGCTGCAGATCGCGCTCACGCAGCCGATCCGGCTCGACGACGTGGTCGTGATCCAGGGCGAGTGGGGGCGCATCGAGGAAATCACCGGTTCGTTCGTGTCGGTGCGGCTGTGGGACCAGCGGCGCCTCGTCGTGCCGCTGCAGTGGATCATCGAGAACCCGTTCACGAACTGGACGCGCAGCAGCTCGGAGATCATCGGCACGGTTTACCTGTCGGTCGATTACCGTACGCCGCTCGCGCCGTTGCGCGAGGAACTCGCGCGGCTCGTCCATGCGGCGCCCGAGTGGGACGGTCGCGTGCAGGTGCTGCAGGTGACCGACGCGACGGAGCGCACGATGCAGTTGCGCGCGCTCGTCAGCGCGGCCGATGCGTCGTCGTGCTGGGACCTGCGCTGTCGCGTGCGCGAAGGGTTGATCGCGTACATCCAGTCGCATTACCCGCAATGCCTGCCGCGCAGCCGGATGGAACTGTATCCGCACGATTCCGCGCCGGATGCGCCGAATCCCGAACGGCCGCACGCGCGCGCCCCTGCCGCCAGCACGGCGGCCAACACCGCGGCCGACCCGCAGGCCGTCGACGGCCGCTGA
- a CDS encoding Rap1a/Tai family immunity protein, with protein sequence MLRAMFCAAAFAVPLSAAAFTGADLDRLCAKTDVKSRASCAAYIEGAADGVYNTIDAIGGTTGPRVGQYFCLPPDIRAQQMTDAVRRYIAENPKLADYNASTAVSLGLGKAFPCRSGN encoded by the coding sequence ATGTTGCGCGCAATGTTTTGTGCCGCGGCGTTTGCCGTGCCGTTGTCGGCGGCGGCTTTCACGGGCGCGGATCTCGACCGGCTGTGCGCGAAGACGGACGTCAAGTCGCGGGCGTCCTGCGCGGCCTACATCGAAGGTGCCGCCGACGGCGTCTACAACACCATCGATGCGATCGGCGGCACGACGGGGCCGCGGGTCGGCCAGTATTTCTGCCTGCCGCCCGACATCCGGGCGCAGCAGATGACCGACGCGGTGCGCAGGTACATCGCGGAAAATCCGAAGCTGGCCGACTACAACGCGAGCACCGCGGTGTCGCTCGGTCTCGGCAAGGCGTTTCCCTGCAGGAGCGGCAACTGA
- a CDS encoding ankyrin repeat domain-containing protein, with translation MTKPTNHLPKRALVAAALVASGLFAAAGAHAESLDAIVKAVKFDDIADIGKQLKSGKLDPNTIAPNGDPLIVIAAREKSDKVAAALAATPNVDLEKEDKAGETALMLASLNGDLGLAKLLIDKGAEVSKKGWAPLHYAATNGQDAVVKLLLDHDAYIDTASPNGTTPLMMAARGNHASTVTLLLDQGADPQVKNQLGITALEFAKHYNAPDAIEILSKRTTRIGASTPADAQKSAK, from the coding sequence ATGACGAAGCCGACCAACCATCTGCCGAAACGCGCACTCGTTGCCGCCGCGCTTGTCGCGAGCGGCCTGTTCGCGGCAGCCGGCGCGCATGCCGAATCGCTCGATGCGATCGTCAAGGCCGTCAAGTTCGACGACATCGCCGACATCGGCAAGCAGCTCAAGAGCGGCAAGCTCGACCCGAACACGATCGCGCCGAACGGCGACCCGCTGATCGTGATCGCCGCGCGCGAGAAGTCCGACAAGGTCGCGGCGGCGCTCGCCGCGACGCCGAACGTCGACCTCGAGAAGGAAGACAAGGCCGGCGAAACCGCGCTGATGCTCGCGTCGCTGAACGGCGACCTCGGCCTTGCGAAGCTGCTGATCGACAAGGGTGCGGAGGTCAGCAAGAAGGGCTGGGCGCCGCTGCACTATGCGGCCACCAACGGCCAGGACGCGGTCGTGAAGCTGCTGCTCGACCACGACGCGTACATCGACACCGCATCGCCGAACGGCACGACGCCGCTGATGATGGCCGCACGCGGCAACCATGCGTCGACGGTGACGCTGCTGCTCGACCAGGGCGCCGATCCGCAGGTGAAGAACCAGCTCGGCATCACCGCGCTCGAATTCGCGAAGCACTACAACGCGCCGGACGCGATCGAGATCCTGAGCAAGCGGACGACGCGCATCGGGGCGTCGACGCCGGCAGACGCACAAAAGAGTGCAAAATAA
- a CDS encoding TatD family hydrolase, protein MFVDSHCHINFKGLADRLPAVLENMREHDVTHALCVSVDFETLPEVLAIADAHDNVYASVGVHPDHEDAREPTLAELVELAAHPKVVAIGETGLDYYRLEGRSIADMEWQRERFRTHIRAATATMKPLIIHTRSSSEDTLRIMAEERADVPGGVMHCFTEPWPVAEQALAQNFHISLSGIVTFKNATDVQDVARRVPLDRLLIETDSPYLAPVPYRGKPNEPAYVSHVGRFIASERGIAVEALADATTQNFFRLFKIVR, encoded by the coding sequence ATGTTCGTCGACTCTCACTGCCACATCAATTTCAAGGGCCTGGCCGACCGCCTGCCGGCCGTGCTCGAGAACATGCGCGAGCACGACGTCACGCACGCACTGTGCGTGTCCGTCGATTTCGAGACGCTGCCGGAGGTCCTGGCGATCGCGGACGCGCACGACAACGTCTATGCGTCGGTCGGCGTGCATCCCGATCACGAGGACGCGCGCGAGCCGACACTCGCGGAGCTCGTCGAGCTGGCCGCGCACCCGAAGGTCGTCGCGATCGGCGAAACGGGCCTCGACTACTACCGCCTCGAAGGCCGTTCGATCGCCGACATGGAATGGCAGCGCGAACGCTTTCGCACGCACATCCGCGCGGCGACCGCGACGATGAAGCCGCTGATCATCCACACGCGCTCGTCGTCGGAGGATACGCTGCGGATCATGGCCGAGGAGCGCGCGGACGTACCGGGCGGCGTGATGCACTGCTTCACCGAGCCGTGGCCGGTGGCCGAGCAGGCGCTTGCGCAGAACTTCCATATCTCGCTGTCGGGCATCGTCACGTTCAAGAACGCGACCGACGTGCAGGACGTCGCGCGGCGCGTGCCGCTCGACCGGCTGCTGATCGAGACCGACTCGCCGTACCTTGCGCCGGTGCCGTATCGCGGCAAGCCGAATGAACCTGCGTACGTCAGCCATGTCGGACGCTTTATCGCGTCCGAGCGCGGGATCGCCGTCGAGGCACTGGCCGACGCGACGACGCAGAACTTTTTCCGGCTGTTCAAGATCGTCCGCTGA
- a CDS encoding DNA polymerase III subunit delta', protein MIYPWQTDDWNRLQQLRAQWPHALLLHGQAGIGKLQFAQHLAQGFLCESPQPNGEPCGACAACTWFSQGNHPDYRIVLPEALAGEAPGAADDPKAADADEGGKKTRAPSKEIKIEQVRALLDFCGVGSHRGGARVVVLYPAEALNVAASNALLKTLEEPPSGVVFLLVSARIDRLLPTIISRCRQWPMTVPAPDAAAAWLAAQGVEHAGALLAEAGGAPLAALALASDENRPLRDYTLGQLAAGAACDPFACGETLQKLPVPLVLGWLQRWLYDLLAQRMAGAPRYFPMHAAALARCAEAVDANAFARFMKAVTRQRTVENHPLNARLVFEELFLGYREMFE, encoded by the coding sequence ATGATCTATCCGTGGCAGACCGACGACTGGAACCGCCTGCAGCAACTGCGTGCGCAATGGCCGCACGCGCTGCTGCTGCACGGCCAGGCCGGGATCGGCAAGCTGCAGTTCGCGCAGCATCTCGCGCAGGGCTTCCTGTGCGAATCGCCGCAACCGAACGGCGAGCCGTGCGGCGCCTGCGCGGCCTGCACGTGGTTCTCGCAGGGCAATCATCCGGACTACCGGATCGTGCTGCCCGAGGCGCTGGCGGGCGAGGCGCCGGGCGCCGCGGACGACCCGAAAGCGGCCGACGCGGACGAAGGCGGCAAGAAGACCCGTGCGCCGAGCAAGGAAATCAAGATCGAGCAGGTGCGCGCGCTGCTCGACTTCTGCGGGGTCGGTTCGCACCGCGGCGGCGCGCGTGTCGTCGTGCTGTATCCGGCCGAGGCGCTCAACGTCGCCGCGTCGAACGCGCTGCTGAAAACGCTGGAGGAACCGCCGTCCGGCGTCGTGTTCCTGCTCGTGTCGGCGCGCATCGACCGCCTGCTGCCGACGATCATCAGCCGCTGCCGGCAGTGGCCGATGACGGTGCCGGCGCCCGACGCGGCCGCGGCCTGGCTCGCGGCGCAGGGCGTCGAGCATGCGGGCGCGCTGCTCGCCGAGGCCGGCGGCGCGCCGCTCGCCGCGCTGGCGCTCGCGAGCGACGAGAACCGCCCGCTGCGCGACTACACGCTCGGGCAGCTCGCGGCCGGTGCGGCATGCGACCCGTTCGCGTGCGGCGAGACGCTGCAGAAACTGCCGGTGCCGCTGGTGCTCGGCTGGCTGCAGCGCTGGCTGTACGATCTGCTCGCGCAGCGGATGGCGGGCGCGCCGCGCTATTTCCCGATGCATGCGGCGGCGCTCGCGCGCTGCGCGGAAGCGGTCGATGCGAACGCGTTCGCGCGTTTCATGAAGGCCGTGACGCGGCAGCGGACGGTCGAGAACCATCCGCTCAACGCGCGGCTCGTATTCGAGGAATTGTTTCTCGGATACCGGGAAATGTTCGAGTGA
- the tmk gene encoding dTMP kinase, with the protein MASGKFITFEGIDGAGKTTHLQWFCERLQGKLAAAGRQVVVTREPGGTQLGEKLREILLNQPMDLETEALLMFAARREHLALVIEPALARGDWVVSDRFTDATFAYQGGGRGLPRDKLETLERWVQGGFQPDLTVLFDVAPQVASERRGAARMPDKFESESDAFFARTRGEYLRRAEEAPHRFAIVDATQTIPEIRQQLERVLAAL; encoded by the coding sequence ATGGCGAGCGGTAAATTCATCACGTTCGAAGGCATCGACGGGGCGGGGAAGACCACCCACCTGCAATGGTTCTGCGAACGCCTCCAGGGCAAGCTGGCCGCGGCCGGCCGGCAGGTCGTCGTCACCCGCGAGCCGGGCGGCACGCAGCTCGGCGAGAAGCTGCGCGAGATCCTGCTGAACCAGCCGATGGATCTCGAGACGGAGGCGCTGCTGATGTTCGCCGCGCGTCGCGAGCATCTCGCGCTCGTGATCGAGCCGGCGCTCGCGCGCGGCGACTGGGTCGTGTCCGATCGCTTCACCGATGCGACGTTCGCATACCAGGGCGGCGGCCGCGGGCTGCCGCGCGACAAGCTCGAGACGCTCGAGCGCTGGGTGCAGGGCGGCTTCCAGCCCGACCTGACGGTGCTGTTCGACGTCGCGCCGCAGGTCGCGAGCGAGCGGCGCGGCGCCGCGCGCATGCCCGACAAGTTCGAAAGCGAATCCGACGCGTTCTTCGCGCGCACGCGCGGCGAATACCTGCGGCGTGCAGAAGAGGCGCCGCACCGCTTCGCGATCGTCGACGCGACGCAGACGATTCCCGAGATCCGCCAGCAGCTCGAGCGCGTGCTCGCCGCGCTGTAA
- the mltG gene encoding endolytic transglycosylase MltG produces the protein MSLLKKCAATIVALAVVVAAAGAGGGYYWATRPLLLGSASLDVTIKPRSSVKSVALQLRRGGVPVEPLGFVAMTRVLGLSSRLKSGNYEFKTGITPYEVLQKIARGDVNEYVATVIEGWTFKRMRAELDANPDLAHSTAGMSDAELLRAIGAPDNAVQRGSGEGLFFPDTYLFDKGTSDLNIYRRAYHLMQTRLDEAWAARVPGLPYKTPYEALTIASIVEKETGHAADRAFVAAVFANRLRIGMPLQTDPSVIYGLGDAYDGRLRKRDLQADTPYNTYTRRGLPPTPIALPGVAALQAAINPAQTSALYFVAKGDGTSVFSDTLGDHNKAVDKYIRGQ, from the coding sequence ATGTCCCTACTGAAGAAATGCGCCGCGACGATCGTGGCGCTGGCCGTCGTTGTGGCCGCTGCCGGCGCGGGCGGCGGGTATTACTGGGCAACCCGGCCGCTGCTGCTGGGCTCCGCATCGCTCGACGTCACGATCAAGCCGCGCAGCAGCGTGAAGAGCGTCGCGCTGCAGCTCAGGCGCGGCGGCGTGCCGGTCGAGCCGCTCGGCTTCGTCGCGATGACGCGCGTGCTCGGCCTGTCGAGCCGGCTCAAGTCCGGCAACTACGAATTCAAGACCGGCATCACGCCGTACGAGGTGCTCCAGAAGATCGCGCGCGGCGACGTGAACGAGTACGTCGCGACGGTCATCGAAGGCTGGACCTTCAAGCGGATGCGCGCGGAACTCGATGCGAATCCCGATCTTGCCCACTCGACGGCCGGCATGAGCGACGCCGAGCTGCTGCGCGCGATCGGCGCGCCGGACAACGCGGTGCAGCGCGGCAGCGGCGAGGGGCTGTTCTTCCCCGATACCTACCTGTTCGACAAGGGCACGAGCGACCTGAACATCTATCGGCGCGCGTACCATCTGATGCAGACGCGTCTCGACGAGGCCTGGGCCGCGCGCGTGCCGGGCCTGCCGTACAAGACGCCTTACGAAGCGCTGACGATCGCGTCGATCGTCGAGAAGGAAACGGGCCATGCGGCCGATCGCGCGTTCGTCGCGGCCGTGTTCGCGAACCGGCTGCGCATCGGCATGCCGCTGCAGACCGATCCGTCGGTGATCTACGGGCTCGGCGACGCGTACGACGGCCGCCTGCGCAAGCGCGACCTGCAGGCCGACACTCCTTACAATACCTACACCCGACGCGGGCTGCCGCCGACGCCGATCGCGTTGCCGGGCGTCGCCGCGCTGCAGGCGGCGATCAATCCGGCCCAGACGAGCGCGCTCTATTTCGTCGCGAAAGGCGATGGCACGAGCGTGTTCTCGGACACGCTCGGCGACCACAACAAGGCCGTGGACAAGTACATACGAGGTCAATAA
- a CDS encoding YgfZ/GcvT domain-containing protein — MSTPFASPAAQAASASLPVFPRPSAADFDAPGACMPLPQFGVIDVAGDDAATFLHSQLTNDIEHLDAASARLSGYCSPKGRLLGSFLAWRAGHGVRLLLSKDVQPAVQKRLSMFVLRAKAKLTDASDALAVVGFAGDVRDALSRIFDALPDGVHVKVDGPAGTLIRVPDAAGRRKRYLWIGPRAEVDARIAALGTTLPVVSPAVWDWLDIRAGEPRITQPAVEQFVPQMVNFDVIGAVNFRKGCYPGQEIVARSQYRGTIKRRTALAHVAGETDTVHAGVELFHSDDPGQPCGMIVNAAAAPAGGIDALVEIKLAALDNGTVHLGSADGPALAFDTLPYAWPTEA; from the coding sequence ATGAGCACACCGTTCGCTTCACCGGCTGCCCAGGCCGCATCTGCCTCGCTCCCCGTTTTCCCCCGCCCGTCCGCCGCCGATTTCGACGCGCCGGGCGCCTGCATGCCGCTGCCGCAGTTCGGCGTGATCGACGTGGCCGGCGACGACGCCGCGACGTTCCTGCACAGCCAGCTCACCAACGACATCGAGCACCTCGACGCCGCGAGCGCGCGGCTGTCCGGCTATTGCTCGCCGAAGGGGCGCCTCCTCGGGTCGTTCCTCGCGTGGCGCGCCGGCCACGGCGTGCGCCTGCTGCTGTCGAAGGACGTGCAGCCTGCCGTGCAGAAGCGGCTGTCGATGTTCGTGCTGCGCGCGAAGGCGAAACTGACGGACGCGAGCGACGCGCTCGCGGTGGTCGGCTTCGCGGGCGACGTGCGCGACGCGCTGTCGCGCATCTTCGACGCGCTGCCGGACGGCGTGCACGTGAAGGTCGACGGCCCGGCCGGCACGCTGATCCGCGTGCCCGATGCAGCCGGCCGCCGCAAGCGCTATCTGTGGATCGGCCCGCGAGCGGAAGTCGACGCGCGCATCGCCGCGCTCGGCACTACGCTGCCGGTCGTGTCGCCGGCCGTATGGGACTGGCTCGACATCCGCGCGGGCGAACCGCGCATCACGCAGCCCGCCGTCGAACAGTTCGTGCCGCAGATGGTCAACTTCGACGTGATCGGCGCCGTTAACTTTCGCAAGGGATGCTACCCGGGCCAGGAAATCGTCGCACGCAGCCAGTACCGCGGCACGATCAAGCGCCGCACGGCGCTCGCGCACGTCGCCGGCGAGACCGATACCGTGCATGCCGGCGTCGAGCTGTTCCACAGCGACGATCCCGGCCAGCCGTGCGGGATGATCGTCAACGCGGCGGCCGCGCCCGCGGGCGGCATCGACGCGCTCGTCGAGATCAAGCTCGCCGCGCTCGACAACGGCACGGTGCACCTCGGTTCGGCCGACGGCCCGGCGCTCGCGTTCGATACGCTGCCGTACGCATGGCCGACGGAAGCGTGA
- a CDS encoding NRDE family protein: MCLIAFDWQPDAAAGPVFTLAANRDEFFRRTSAPLSWWEDVPGVLAGRDLEAGGTWLGVSRDGRFAALTNYRAPFDIRAGAPTRGKLVSDFLGGPSVAPLDYLGQLAEHAAVYNGFNLLVGDWRRRELAWFCNRAPEGESGVAAPVAIAPGVHALSNARLDTPWPKVVRKRAELGTLLTDNPAPSLDELIALMRDPHVADDDALPHTGIPIERERALSAAFIETPEYGTRGTTALRVTMKEGVRLTVEIKERCDDDGSHRTVRPGSFERAFTFDLDATPPR, from the coding sequence ATGTGTCTGATTGCCTTCGACTGGCAGCCCGATGCCGCCGCCGGTCCCGTCTTTACCCTCGCCGCCAACCGCGACGAGTTCTTTCGCCGGACGAGCGCGCCGCTTTCGTGGTGGGAAGATGTCCCGGGCGTACTGGCCGGCCGCGATCTCGAAGCGGGCGGCACGTGGCTCGGCGTATCGCGCGACGGCCGTTTCGCCGCGTTGACGAACTACCGCGCGCCGTTCGACATCCGCGCCGGCGCGCCGACCCGCGGCAAGCTCGTGTCCGATTTCCTCGGCGGCCCGTCCGTTGCGCCGCTCGACTATCTGGGGCAACTGGCCGAGCATGCGGCCGTCTACAACGGCTTCAACCTGCTCGTCGGCGACTGGCGGCGGCGCGAACTCGCGTGGTTCTGCAATCGCGCGCCCGAGGGCGAAAGCGGTGTCGCCGCCCCCGTCGCGATTGCACCCGGCGTACATGCGCTGTCGAACGCGCGGCTCGATACGCCCTGGCCGAAAGTCGTGCGCAAACGCGCGGAACTCGGCACGCTGCTCACCGACAATCCGGCCCCATCGCTCGACGAGTTGATCGCATTGATGCGCGACCCGCATGTCGCGGACGACGATGCGCTGCCGCACACGGGCATTCCGATCGAGCGCGAGCGTGCGCTGTCGGCCGCGTTCATCGAGACGCCCGAATACGGCACGCGCGGCACGACCGCGCTGCGCGTCACGATGAAGGAAGGCGTGCGGCTCACGGTCGAGATCAAGGAACGCTGCGACGACGACGGTTCGCACCGTACCGTGCGGCCGGGTTCGTTCGAGCGCGCGTTCACGTTCGACCTCGACGCGACCCCGCCGCGCTGA
- a CDS encoding GNAT family N-acetyltransferase yields MTDGVVETGDWTVLGGDAARIRDAVFVREQQIPPEWELDDDDPLSLHAVAYRVDAATGVRRAVATGRLLPSGTIGRVAVLADARGQGVGSAVLNALLDAARRRGEIVVRLYAQDSAVPFYLRHGFTAIGEPFVEAGVPHVEMARAP; encoded by the coding sequence ATGACGGACGGCGTGGTGGAAACGGGCGACTGGACGGTGCTCGGCGGCGACGCCGCGCGGATCCGCGACGCGGTGTTCGTGCGCGAGCAGCAGATTCCGCCGGAATGGGAACTCGACGACGACGATCCGCTGTCGCTCCATGCGGTGGCGTACCGGGTCGATGCCGCGACGGGCGTACGCCGCGCGGTCGCGACGGGGCGGCTGCTGCCGTCGGGCACGATCGGCCGTGTCGCGGTGCTGGCCGATGCACGCGGCCAGGGCGTCGGGTCAGCCGTATTGAACGCGCTGCTGGACGCGGCGCGGCGCCGCGGCGAAATCGTCGTGCGGCTCTATGCGCAGGATTCGGCCGTGCCGTTCTACTTGCGGCACGGTTTCACGGCGATCGGTGAGCCGTTCGTCGAAGCCGGCGTGCCCCACGTCGAGATGGCGCGCGCGCCGTAA
- a CDS encoding alpha/beta hydrolase has protein sequence MPLNPKIAQVLDMIERAKRPSYHHQTPQQARAAYEKSAPILDVAPAPMHSVEECVVPTRDGRTIGARLYLPVAPSLAEPLPALVYYHGGGFTVGSVDTHDALCRMFAQDAQCAVLSVGYRLAPEHRFPTAVNDADDALRWLHREAGAFGIDAGRLAVGGDSAGGTLATVCAVLARDAGIRLALQMLIYPGVTGYQDTGSHARLANGYLLTQDTIQWFFTQYVRDRADRDDWRFAPLDGTRDAPSFAGVAPAWIATAEYDPLSDEGAAYAEKLRAAGNAVTLVCYPGMIHEFFKMGGYIPEVRAAHADAVAALKAAFDDV, from the coding sequence ATGCCGCTGAATCCGAAGATCGCCCAGGTGCTCGACATGATCGAGCGCGCGAAACGTCCGTCCTACCACCACCAGACGCCGCAGCAGGCGCGCGCCGCGTACGAGAAGAGCGCGCCGATCCTCGACGTCGCGCCGGCGCCGATGCATTCGGTCGAGGAGTGCGTCGTGCCGACGCGCGATGGCCGCACGATCGGCGCGCGGCTGTACCTGCCGGTCGCGCCGAGCCTCGCGGAGCCGCTGCCCGCGCTCGTGTACTACCACGGCGGCGGTTTTACGGTCGGTAGCGTCGATACGCACGACGCGTTGTGCCGGATGTTCGCGCAAGACGCGCAGTGTGCGGTGCTGTCGGTCGGCTACCGGCTCGCGCCGGAACACCGGTTCCCGACCGCGGTGAACGACGCCGACGACGCGCTGCGCTGGCTGCATCGCGAGGCGGGCGCGTTCGGCATCGATGCCGGACGGCTGGCCGTCGGCGGCGACAGCGCGGGCGGCACGCTCGCGACCGTCTGCGCGGTGCTCGCACGCGATGCCGGCATTCGCCTCGCGCTGCAGATGCTGATCTATCCGGGCGTGACGGGCTACCAGGACACCGGATCGCACGCACGGCTCGCGAACGGCTACTTGCTGACGCAGGACACGATCCAGTGGTTCTTCACGCAATACGTGCGCGATCGCGCGGATCGCGACGACTGGCGTTTCGCACCGCTCGACGGCACGCGCGACGCGCCGTCGTTCGCGGGCGTCGCGCCGGCGTGGATCGCGACGGCCGAATACGATCCGCTGAGCGACGAGGGTGCCGCGTATGCGGAGAAGTTGCGTGCGGCGGGCAATGCGGTCACGCTGGTCTGCTATCCGGGGATGATCCACGAATTCTTCAAGATGGGCGGCTACATCCCCGAGGTGCGGGCCGCGCATGCCGACGCGGTCGCGGCGCTGAAAGCCGCATTCGACGACGTTTGA